The nucleotide sequence GTCCAAATCCTTATttccttttttcattttttaagttttggatTGGTATATGAACATTCAGCTGCAGTATCATAGGAAGACAAATAATTTCTGGGCCAATATGTTCGCATGTCTAGAGCTAGCAATACGAACGCATGCCAACAAAAGTTGCAGAAAGAAAAGGTCAAATCGAGATAGTGGGGATTGCGGGCTCGACCAAGTGAGAAAGAAATTCAATCCCTTGATCCAATCCATTCGTTTCATATTAGAGACGGGCCGGTCCGGCCCCCCATGCTTCCTAAGTTTTGGACTCGCCCCGTCCCGCCCCATTTCTTCTTTGATAAATTTGTACCCCCCCCGAATCGTGAGTACCTGCCCGACCCGCAAATCCTGGACTCGTTTGTCCACCCCTACTCTGAATCACTTAAGAATTTTTGCTTCTTGTAGTGTTCctttagttttgtagaatgattATAAAACTGGCAAGTCCTGAAAGTAGGATGGTGGTGGTTGACAGAGAAAAATAATTATCACCAAGGGACGCAAAACACCAAATTTACCTCCACAAGACTTTGCGATCGAAAACCTTTTCTCCTAAACAAAATCtggtttctcttttttttttttttttttcttgtggcACAAATGAGAGCAGAAAGAGGGAGAAACGAACCTAGGACCTTTTGTGCGAGATAAGTGACTGATCTAGCATGCAACTCCTATGGAAAGCAAGTATTTCTATGCATAAGACTGAGTCAATTTGACTTCTAAAAAGGATTCCCAATCCTTAACTTCCAAGGAATCCGTAAACTGTGGTtgtgattgattgattttctcAATCTTTTCTACCTTGGTTCCATAAGAGCAACTTAATCGCTTTAACTACAAATTTCTTGCAAAATCCGACTTTCTTcgtaaacaaataaaagaaaaaactaattcaccaaaaagaaataaataaagagagagaaaaaaagactGGGCCAGACATGATGTAGCAAGCCCAAGCCCAAATACCCGAACACCCAAAACCCATTATGATTCGATGACCATTGTTTCCGGTGATGTCGtatattttctctcatcttcaaCAATCTTTGCAGTCGTACCAAAAACCAAAACACCCAAAATGGCGGTGCTCATTACTCTGTCTGTCGCCGGAGCTGGTGCTGGATTCCGGTTCTCCGACGACCTCCAAAAGCTGGGTTGTCTTCAACCCAGGCTCTGTCAAAGTCTCACCACGATTTTTCCTCATAAGTGCTTGCACTGCAAGTGCTTTTGGCAAGCGCCTAGAAGCAAGAACTTAAATTTGAAGTCCAGGGAATTGCCCAGATTGCGTTTGGCTCGCGCCAAGGAAGCTGAAGATAGTTTCACTCCGGTATGTGATTTCGTTTTTCGGGTTTCCAAATCCATGTGACTAGCGTTAAAGGTTTTgaattttgtgtaatttctGCTACTAAATGAAcatatttatgattttttatttttttgaagctTATCTTGTAAATATTCAAACTTTTCGtatgatgtttttttttcttgtattgtTTTGTATAGagttagccgaccccacttagtgggaaaaggctttgttgttgttgttgttgtattgtttTGTATAGAGTCGTTGTTTTATGAGAAAAGAAGTAAAACTtgtaagggttttttttttaatttttgtgattTGTGTTCTGTCGTTTTAAACCTTGAATGCTTTAGCTGAATCAATGGCACATTGCAGAATGTAAGCGAAGATACAGACGATATGTTTGATGACTTGTTTGATAAATATGGAAAGGTGGTATATAGTAGCAATGACAGGAAGTCACCTAGCACAGAGCTTGATGATGATGCTGAAAGCTTATCATGTAAGCTCATATCGTAAGCAATCTGAGCTAGATTCTTTGTTTCGGCCTTAATGTTACACGGGCAACTGATATGAAGATTCTTTCTAGTTTTCCTTATTATAATCTCTCGCGTTATGAACctagaccttcaaaatatgcTTATTTTATGAAGCTGATTTGTGATTTCCTGCAATCTATTTAGTTGCTGTTGCAATGGCCAACGTTGCAAATGACGTAAAAGCAGGAGATATAAAGGTCCT is from Malus sylvestris chromosome 5, drMalSylv7.2, whole genome shotgun sequence and encodes:
- the LOC126621147 gene encoding protein Iojap, chloroplastic-like codes for the protein MAVLITLSVAGAGAGFRFSDDLQKLGCLQPRLCQSLTTIFPHKCLHCKCFWQAPRSKNLNLKSRELPRLRLARAKEAEDSFTPNVSEDTDDMFDDLFDKYGKVVYSSNDRKSPSTELDDDAESLSFAVAMANVANDVKAGDIKVLFVKPLVYWTRFFIIATAFSRPQSDAIASRIRDLAEEKYGRVSSGDSKPNSWTLLDFGDVVIHIFLPPQRAFYNLEEFYANATPVKLPFEHQSPFRG